GCCGTAAAACTGACCTATCGACACCTTTATCGGGTTTATCGTCTCGTTTCCGAAGGAAAGCTGACCGTAATTGAGCAGGGATATGACCTCGTTTTCAAGCCGCCGCAGAGAAATATACGTCTCCGTAAGGAAATTGCCGCTTCCGCAGGCGGGGTCGAAAAAGCACGGGTGCGACAGCTTCTCCTGAAATTCTCTGAGGCGCTTTTCGCGCGTTTTCGTTACGGTTATAGTCTTTATTTCCGAAAGCTCCGCCTTTAGATCGTTTAAAAAAAGCGGATCTATGACTTTATGTATATTTTCTATTGACGTATAATGCATTCCGCCCTTCCGGCGTGTTTCGCGGTTTAAGGTGCTTTCAAACAGCGCGCCGAATATCGTGGGGCTTATCTGTGACCAGTCGAAGTCGGCGCTTGCTTTTTTCAGAAGCACGTTTTTTATTTCTTCCGTAAACTGCGGTATTTCTATTTCTTTTTCGGCAAAAAGTCCCCCATTTACGTACGGAAAAGCCGCAAGCGACGGTTTTAAATACGGGTCCCTCTTCTCAACAGGTGTATCGAGCACGTAAAAAAGCTGTTTTACGTGCTCGCGCATATCCTCCGGATCGTATTTTACAAGATAATCGTGAAACATCGTATGCCCGCCGAAAACGCCGGCATCTTCGGCGTATAGGCAAAAAACGAACCTCACGCACAGCATATTAAGGCTTCTTTGCGCTTCGGCGCTGTCGGGGTCCTTGTACTGCTTTAAAAGCGCATCGTATAAAACGCCCACAAGCTCGCCCGCCTTAATGGAGACCTCCATCTCCTTTTTTATATACTCTTTTCCTATGTCCGTAAGGAAGTAAAGGCGCTGATACTCCTTTTCGAGATCAGAAAGCTCTACTATCTCGGGCGGGTCGTTGGGTCGGTTCATATCGTGTATCTGAAACTCCTTGAAGTTCGATACGACTATCCAGCGCGGCTGCCTGTTAAACGGCATATAGCCGGCGTAACGGCGCGCCTGCCCGAACGGCGTAAGTATGCTGCCGTCCGACTGCTTATAGCCCTTGCTTAGGTCGATGTTTATGCCCTTTTGTTCTATGAGCACGCGCGTTTCTTCGATATATGCGTCAATAAAGCTGGTGTGATCCAATTTTACGGGCATCTCGAACGATATAAATTGAGCGGGATTATCCACGCCGTATACCTTTTGTAAAAGCTCTATCCAAAATACCGCCGTGTCCTGTTTTTCGTCTCCGCGATCCTTCCAATGCTCCGAAAAGCTTTTGGCGGCGGCGCGGCGTTCTGCGTCCGTCATTTCGTCTTCTCCTTGTTATGCGTTATATCCTTCGGGCGTTTCCACGATATTCGTAAGTCTGCCTATGCCCTCGATCTCGCAGACGACCTCGTCGCCGGGATGAAGCGTTTTAGGCGGATCGAAGCCCGCGCCCACACCTGCAGGCGTGCCCGTCGAGATTATCGTGCCTTTTTGCAGCGTTATCATCTGCGAAAGCTCCGATATTACGTAAGGTATATCGAATATCTGCTTCGAGGTGTTGGAGGACTGGCGAAGTTCTCCGTTTACATAAGAACGGATATTTAGATTATTGTAGTCCAAATCGTTCTTTGTCACGACGCACGGCCCCATCGGGCAGTATCCGTCAAGGCTCTTGCCGGCATACCACTGAAGGTGGCGCTGCTGAATGGTGCGCGCCGTCACGTCGTTGAGTATAGTATAGCCGAACACATAGTCGAGCGCGTTATCACGCGATACGCGCTTCGCCGTTTTGCCGATGATGAGCGCAAGCTCCACCTCGTAATCGAGACGGTCGTCAACGTCGCCGTGCCACGGAATGATCCCCCTATCGCCCGTCGCACGGTCTACGCGCTTTCCGAAATATGCGGGATATTCGCGCGGGCCGTTGAAATCAGCCGCCTTGAAGCGCGCCGACTCCTCGGCATGGTCGAGATAATTCACGCCCAAGCAGATTATATCGCGCACGGGCTCGGGTATGGGCGCAAGAATGCGCGCCTTATCGTAAGCGATATTCTCGCCCGTGTAGAACGAGCGTATCTTCTTCTCCTCCATGCCCATTATCTCCGTAAGCGACGTAAGTCCCTCAAGCACGCCTATCGTATTCCCCTCGGGGGCGGCGTTCAAAATGCCTATGCCCGTTTTTTTCATGTATTCATACGTTACAAGCTTCATATTTCCTCCCAACCGTGCAAAGATCCTGCACTGACACGCGGCGTATTTCTTTTTCTTTTATTTTACCAACTCGGCCGCTAAAAGTAAATATATACCGCCCGCCTTGTTTTTTATAACTAAAACGGGTATACTTTTTAAAGAGGTGACGACATGGAGTTTAAATATGAGAACGAACGAATTTACTCGCTTGATGAAAACGGCCGCCTTGCGGCTGAGATAACGTTTCCGGCTCACGGCGATACGGCGGTGATAGATCACACGTTCACCGACCCTTCCCTGCGCGGGCAGGGCGTTGCCGACAGACTTGTAAGAGAGGCGCTCCGCGTCATAAGAGCGCGCGGTCTCAAGCCTGCCGCGACCTGCCCTTACGCCGTTAAATGGTTTGAAAAGCACCCCGAGGAAATAGGGAAATAAAAGGCGTGGCGCCTTTTTGTATTACATCGGGGGCGTATACGCGCCTCACACTATAAGCGCGCGAACTCCGACAAAAAAGGCGCGGGCGAATTAAATCGTCCGCGCCTTTTATTTAATATTTTATCCACTCAACTTCCGGCGTCGAACCTGTTTCTTCAACATAGCAGGTATATCCCACGACGCCCGAGAACATCACGCGCCGCGCGTATTCATATACGCCGTAGTCATAATCGTCAACGAATACGCCGTTTTGGAGCACCTTTCCGTCAAAGTATGACACGGTATAAGCGTAGACGTCGCCGTTCTGACAGCTCATCACTGCGTATACGTCCATATCCGACGACGTATCGTCCGCCGCATGCGAAAGCTTAACGATGCATTCGTCAGTTCCGTCGTTGTTTACGTCAGCCCATGCATAATACGAGGGCGTAAGCGGTTTTTTTGAGTAGTTGTCGGCAGGTCCGCCCGCATCCAACGCCTCATCGAAGCGCATATATCCTCCCTCGTCTCCGTATGCGTCGGAGCATAGGAAGAAAAGCTCGCCGTTATTATTTATCGTATCCATTATCTGTGCGCGCGCCGTGCCGTCGTCGGCCCACTTCGGGCATTCGTATCCCTGCGCGCTTTGGAGCACATCGCGGTACTGAAGTATCGGAAGCTCTATATCTATGCGCCAGTCGTCCAATATTTTGGATCCAGCCACCAGATCCTTAAGCGGCGTATAATCGCCTTCGCCTATATCCTCTTCAAATAAGCCATATGCTACTTTTATCTCGCCGTTCTCCAAAGAGATCTTCGACAAAGACGCGTATCCCATATGTCCCCAATAGAGAGCGCATGCATTTTCGCCCGGCCATGAATAAAGCGACGTATGACCGCACTCTATCTCGCCTGCAAGCTTCATCTCGTCGTTCTTATACGTATATATCTTCATATAGCGTCCCGCTTCGGCAAAGCCGTAATGCATGAACAGTTCGGGCACGCCGTCCTTGTCGATATCGTAAAGCTGATACGATACGGCGTCGTTCTCATCGTAAGTCAAAAACGAGCCGCCGATATTATCATAACGCGCCGAAGATACAGCCTCGCGGTACGAGCTCATCCAGCCCGCGTCGCCGAGCGCGTCGGGCGTCGATATGCGGACTTTTGCAGCCGCCGCGTCGTAATCAACGTAGAAACCGAGCGTCATGCCGAGGTCGCGCAGCTTGAAGTAGTTGTTGCCCCCTATATTATAGGCCGTCATATCCACTTCCCTGCCGTTTATCGTCACACGCTGACTGCTCTTTACGCACGTTGACGACATACCTTCTCCCGCTTTGTTCTCATTGCCCTGCGCCTCGTAGCTTTGGCCCTTCGTAACGGTCACAACATGGTTTGCCTCGTCGTATCCCACGTCGAACTGCGACGACGTGCCGCCTACCATCGCCGCAACGTCTCTCAATTTAAAATAATTGTTGCCGTTGATATTGTAAGCCTGAGTCTGCACTGTTTGGCCGTTCACCGTAAGGCCCTGCTTTGTCAGCGTTACGGCGTCGGCCGCCTCGGCCCCGTATCCCAAAGCGGCCGGAGCTATCACCATAAGCGCGGACAATATAACTGAAATTATCGTTTTTTTCATACTTTGCACCTCGCTCTTTTGTATGAACGCCAAAGGGAGCCGCAAAACGGGCTCCCTTATCAGCTTTATGATATAATAATTATCTTCTGATGCCGCCCGAGTCAACGATAACTGCGTTGCCCGTGATCTCGCTTGCAGCGTCGGAAGCGAGGAACAGTACCGCGTAAGCGATATCCTCAGGCTTCTGCGGACGACCGAGCGAGGTGTTGGCTGCCAGTCTCTTAACTACGTCTTCTTCAGTCTTGCAGTCGCCGAAGATCATCGGATATCTGTCGATAAGCTCCTGACCTGCGCCCACGTACATATTGGTGAAGATAAAGCCGGGGCATACTGCGTTTACGTTTACGTTCGACTTGCCGAGCTCAACGGAGCAGGACTGCGTGTAGCTGATTATAGCAAGCTTCGACGCGTTGTAATGCGGCATTGCCGCTGCCGGAGCGTATGCTGCCTGCGACGAGATGTTTACTATCTTGCCGCTCTTCTTCTCCTTGAAGATCGGAACGAAAGCCTTAGTTACGGTAACGGTACCGATAAGGTTAGTTCCTACAAGGCGTCTCCAATCGGCCAGGTCGAT
This Clostridia bacterium DNA region includes the following protein-coding sequences:
- a CDS encoding SDR family oxidoreductase; the protein is MQNVKFSFPGKVAVITGAAAGLGRAMAVQFAKAGANVAICDLKEELAKETEKMCQDEGVKAKFYKLDITNEEMVAATKEAIVKDFGTVDILVNNAGVTTGPGKMGPPMANIDLADWRRLVGTNLIGTVTVTKAFVPIFKEKKSGKIVNISSQAAYAPAAAMPHYNASKLAIISYTQSCSVELGKSNVNVNAVCPGFIFTNMYVGAGQELIDRYPMIFGDCKTEEDVVKRLAANTSLGRPQKPEDIAYAVLFLASDAASEITGNAVIVDSGGIRR
- a CDS encoding N-acetyltransferase, which produces MEFKYENERIYSLDENGRLAAEITFPAHGDTAVIDHTFTDPSLRGQGVADRLVREALRVIRARGLKPAATCPYAVKWFEKHPEEIGK
- a CDS encoding fumarylacetoacetate hydrolase family protein; the protein is MKLVTYEYMKKTGIGILNAAPEGNTIGVLEGLTSLTEIMGMEEKKIRSFYTGENIAYDKARILAPIPEPVRDIICLGVNYLDHAEESARFKAADFNGPREYPAYFGKRVDRATGDRGIIPWHGDVDDRLDYEVELALIIGKTAKRVSRDNALDYVFGYTILNDVTARTIQQRHLQWYAGKSLDGYCPMGPCVVTKNDLDYNNLNIRSYVNGELRQSSNTSKQIFDIPYVISELSQMITLQKGTIISTGTPAGVGAGFDPPKTLHPGDEVVCEIEGIGRLTNIVETPEGYNA